One genomic segment of [Phormidium] sp. ETS-05 includes these proteins:
- a CDS encoding retroviral-like aspartic protease family protein has protein sequence MSSQNDKEMGKVFASMTIVNRADQILAEAGVIPEDQIRSLHLKNVLVDTGATTLCLPPELISKLGLKILKEVDVATAMGIGKARIFRDASILISDREGTFECLELPGGSEPLLGVIPLESLGLEVDLQNQTLKLLPISPTETYLTIL, from the coding sequence ATGTCAAGTCAAAACGATAAAGAAATGGGAAAAGTTTTCGCCAGTATGACGATCGTTAACCGAGCTGACCAAATTTTGGCAGAAGCGGGGGTGATACCAGAAGACCAAATCCGATCACTCCACCTCAAAAACGTCCTAGTGGATACCGGAGCAACCACCTTGTGTTTGCCACCAGAGTTAATTAGCAAGCTGGGACTAAAAATCCTCAAAGAGGTAGATGTAGCCACAGCAATGGGCATTGGCAAAGCCCGCATTTTCCGAGATGCCTCCATCTTGATATCTGACCGAGAAGGAACCTTCGAGTGTTTGGAGCTACCGGGGGGTAGCGAACCGCTACTGGGAGTAATTCCTTTAGAATCTTTGGGCTTAGAAGTAGATTTGCAAAATCAAACCTTAAAGCTCTTGCCCATCAGTCCCACCGAAACCTATTTGACGATTTTGTAG
- a CDS encoding lipopolysaccharide assembly protein LapB: MCSQTLTKNLYLNRFSSLGLTTSIMVTGAFTTAPTAVAASLGTILTATGQVSIKRSGWSSYQPAAVGTSLDNGDLIWPAAGSQVKLQCSNGTTQPVPSGSPSGVANICPVPTVNPDPTMGDAIAGIDANLPYLISPRRTHLLSPTPTIRWNAVTGANSYRVRVRGVGVDWKTEVTTNQVVYGGETPLQPGEYYLITIITDSGASSTDDPGMQLGFTILDDSKRANLQADLTELSQQQPGQPTQTLAQVILYQKYKLRAEAIETLETAISANIKSAQIYHTLAGLYEEVQLNQLAINNYLQAFQLATETPDLVIKTEAAAKLAEIYSALKDTPQAQRFLQEAIQGYETLGDVTRVQNLQKLQP; the protein is encoded by the coding sequence ATGTGCAGTCAAACTCTCACCAAAAACCTGTATTTAAACCGCTTTAGTTCCCTCGGACTTACCACGTCCATCATGGTGACTGGGGCATTCACCACTGCCCCAACCGCCGTCGCCGCTTCCCTGGGAACGATCCTCACCGCCACCGGACAAGTATCTATCAAACGTAGTGGGTGGAGCAGCTACCAACCCGCCGCCGTAGGCACCAGCCTGGATAACGGCGATTTAATTTGGCCCGCCGCCGGGAGCCAAGTCAAGCTGCAATGCAGCAACGGCACCACACAGCCTGTACCCAGTGGCAGTCCGTCAGGGGTAGCAAATATCTGTCCGGTGCCGACTGTGAATCCCGATCCCACTATGGGGGACGCGATCGCCGGTATCGATGCCAACCTTCCCTATCTCATCAGTCCCCGCCGCACCCACCTACTTTCCCCAACCCCAACCATCCGCTGGAACGCCGTAACCGGAGCCAACAGCTATCGCGTGCGCGTGCGGGGAGTCGGAGTCGATTGGAAAACAGAAGTCACCACCAATCAAGTAGTTTATGGAGGCGAAACCCCCTTACAACCCGGAGAATATTACTTAATTACCATCATCACCGACAGCGGGGCTAGTTCCACTGATGACCCCGGAATGCAGCTCGGATTCACCATACTTGATGACAGTAAAAGAGCCAACCTCCAAGCCGACCTCACCGAACTAAGTCAGCAGCAACCAGGCCAACCCACGCAGACTCTAGCCCAAGTCATATTATACCAGAAATATAAGTTAAGAGCCGAAGCCATTGAGACCCTAGAAACCGCCATCAGTGCCAATATAAAATCAGCCCAAATTTACCACACCCTAGCAGGTTTGTACGAGGAAGTACAACTAAACCAGCTAGCCATAAACAACTATCTCCAAGCCTTCCAACTCGCCACTGAAACCCCCGATTTAGTCATCAAAACCGAAGCAGCGGCAAAATTGGCAGAAATTTATTCCGCCCTGAAAGATACCCCCCAAGCCCAGCGATTTCTCCAGGAGGCAATTCAAGGTTATGAAACATTAGGTGATGTCACACGAGTGCAAAACTTACAAAAATTACAGCCGTAA
- a CDS encoding nucleotidyltransferase domain-containing protein, with the protein MNQPNQIPEIMKKTSQEIKKIYGDRLDRIILFGSQARGDARPDSDIDVMIVLKNNFNYFQESQRISEPIADLCLEYNVLISCAFATREQFQQRNTGFFRNIRREGVAL; encoded by the coding sequence ATGAATCAACCGAATCAAATCCCCGAAATTATGAAAAAAACCAGCCAGGAAATCAAGAAAATTTATGGCGATCGATTAGACAGAATTATTTTATTTGGCTCCCAAGCTAGAGGCGATGCTAGACCCGACTCAGATATTGATGTTATGATTGTCTTGAAAAATAATTTCAATTATTTTCAAGAAAGCCAGCGCATCAGTGAGCCGATCGCGGACTTATGTTTAGAGTATAATGTTTTAATTAGCTGTGCCTTTGCCACCCGCGAACAATTTCAACAGCGCAACACCGGATTCTTCCGCAACATCCGCCGCGAAGGAGTTGCTCTATGA
- a CDS encoding serine/threonine-protein kinase produces the protein MTAANQPPEIGCYCINPRCINRFNPDDGSRCLSCGTPLLINDRYRLAKPLRQLDEEYTTDVFEVEDWDINPDREDWPKVLKVLKMQETGAQTLFEREATILKRLRHPGLPRVEPDGFFTISLDAHRQLPCLVMEQIEGTNLRAWLQENGEITEAIAVNWLRQITQLLIYVHEEGLLHRDIKPSNIILKANGELALIDFGNVGFINRAVTPVGSYGYTAPEQRSGGAVPQSDIFGLGCTIVHLLTGSYPDDLPKHRRTNKLLWRDRVEGISKPLADLLDQMISPLPQQRPANPQVLLERLQHLYDAPSESTEENPSNPHISGEFRRQNLRLGIIFSWPFSPQQMRRSAISLLILCIGLQLTLQPIADFCTRLGQAAGTTNPEQAEFWYHTAIWVKPNYPKPYNNLGLLYEKQPFFNQNLAKEYYYKAAKKGYTPAVNNLARLEILAGNPEAAVQLILPELQKNNFSNGVKYSLHKNLGWARAIQKGYAVAEANLRMAISLNPERASAYCLLAQVLENQNQPKAALTEWENCLRYAQPTTTPEESKWIDMAQQRLVSYEVMLMQQRQLDVQSNSHQKPVFKPL, from the coding sequence ATGACTGCCGCTAATCAACCCCCCGAAATCGGGTGTTACTGCATTAACCCCCGTTGTATCAACCGCTTCAACCCCGATGATGGCTCTCGCTGTCTCAGTTGCGGTACGCCACTGCTGATCAACGATCGCTATCGCCTCGCCAAACCCCTGCGGCAATTGGACGAAGAATACACAACCGATGTCTTTGAGGTGGAAGACTGGGACATCAATCCTGACCGAGAGGACTGGCCCAAAGTGCTGAAAGTTCTCAAAATGCAGGAAACCGGCGCCCAAACTCTGTTTGAACGAGAAGCCACCATATTAAAGCGGTTGCGTCATCCCGGTTTGCCTCGGGTCGAACCGGATGGCTTCTTCACCATTTCTCTAGATGCTCACAGGCAATTGCCCTGTCTGGTAATGGAGCAGATTGAGGGGACTAACCTCCGAGCATGGCTCCAGGAAAATGGGGAGATTACCGAAGCGATCGCGGTAAATTGGTTGCGCCAAATCACCCAACTGCTGATTTACGTACATGAAGAAGGATTGCTGCATCGGGATATCAAACCCAGCAACATTATCCTGAAAGCTAACGGAGAATTAGCATTAATCGACTTTGGCAACGTGGGGTTTATTAATCGCGCTGTGACGCCGGTGGGTTCCTATGGATACACCGCACCAGAACAGCGCAGCGGGGGGGCGGTTCCCCAATCAGATATTTTTGGTCTTGGCTGCACGATCGTCCATTTGCTCACCGGCTCATATCCCGACGATTTGCCCAAACATCGGCGCACCAATAAACTGCTATGGCGCGATCGGGTAGAGGGAATCTCCAAACCGTTGGCAGATTTGCTCGACCAAATGATATCCCCTCTCCCCCAGCAGCGACCAGCCAATCCCCAAGTGCTGTTAGAGCGGCTACAGCATCTTTATGATGCTCCCTCAGAAAGCACCGAGGAAAATCCCTCAAATCCTCACATCTCTGGGGAGTTTCGTCGCCAGAACCTGCGTCTAGGAATCATCTTCTCATGGCCGTTTTCCCCACAGCAAATGCGGCGATCGGCCATCAGCTTATTGATATTGTGTATTGGCTTGCAGCTAACTCTGCAACCCATAGCCGACTTTTGCACCCGGTTAGGACAAGCCGCAGGAACCACAAACCCAGAACAAGCCGAATTTTGGTATCACACCGCCATTTGGGTCAAACCCAATTACCCCAAACCTTATAATAATCTGGGTTTGCTGTATGAAAAACAGCCTTTTTTCAACCAAAACCTAGCCAAAGAGTATTACTACAAAGCCGCCAAAAAAGGCTACACCCCAGCGGTAAATAATTTAGCTCGGTTGGAAATTCTAGCGGGAAATCCCGAGGCAGCAGTACAACTAATATTGCCTGAACTACAGAAAAACAATTTTAGTAATGGGGTGAAATATTCCCTGCACAAAAACTTGGGATGGGCAAGAGCTATCCAAAAAGGCTATGCAGTCGCCGAAGCCAATTTGCGGATGGCTATCAGCCTCAACCCAGAACGAGCCTCCGCTTACTGCTTATTAGCGCAAGTGCTAGAAAACCAAAACCAACCAAAGGCAGCTTTGACCGAGTGGGAAAACTGTCTGCGTTACGCTCAACCCACTACTACTCCCGAAGAAAGTAAGTGGATTGATATGGCTCAGCAACGGTTGGTAAGTTATGAAGTTATGCTGATGCAACAGAGGCAATTAGATGTGCAGTCAAACTCTCACCAAAAACCTGTATTTAAACCGCTTTAG
- a CDS encoding retroviral-like aspartic protease family protein, which yields MSSQNDKEMGKVFASLTIVNRADQIRAEDGTIPLDQIRSLHLKNVLVDTGATTLCLPPELISKLGLKILKEVDVATAMGIGKARIFQDAKISIYDREGTFECLELPGGSEPLLGVIPLESLGLEVDLQNQTLKLLPISPTETYLTIL from the coding sequence ATGTCAAGTCAAAACGATAAAGAAATGGGAAAAGTTTTCGCCAGTCTAACCATCGTTAACCGAGCCGACCAAATTCGCGCCGAGGATGGGACAATCCCCCTAGACCAAATCCGATCGCTCCACCTCAAAAACGTCCTAGTGGATACCGGAGCAACCACCTTGTGTTTGCCACCAGAGTTAATTAGCAAGCTGGGACTAAAAATCCTCAAAGAGGTAGATGTAGCCACAGCAATGGGCATTGGCAAAGCCCGCATTTTCCAAGATGCCAAAATCTCCATATATGACCGAGAAGGCACTTTCGAGTGTTTGGAGTTACCGGGGGGTAGCGAACCGCTACTGGGAGTAATTCCTTTAGAATCTTTGGGCTTAGAGGTAGATTTGCAAAATCAAACCTTAAAGCTCTTGCCCATCAGTCCCACCGAAACCTATTTGACGATTTTGTAG
- a CDS encoding NB-ARC domain-containing protein → MIQEDLLKAIADEKQVSDGEFHVLSLAMKGESTPTIAAKVEISEDLVRKRLSDIYKKFEIPGRGPVKLAKLQQHLLALSRGQTPDGSSLEWDGEPRRDWGEAPDVSIFYGRSEQLDTLAGWILNDRCRLVAICGMGGIGKTTLAIKLAKQIQDQFDGVIWRSLRDAPPARELLADLIKFFAPGVSPPYETDDRISRLMDTLKAKRCLIVLDSAQAILRSGNLAGHYGDSYQDYGNLIKRVATESHQSCLVITSLEQIDDIALLQGETMPVRVMELRELDEEQSWEIFRAKGLSEPEQWVELTRLYRGNPLALKIVATTIKELFGGNVSEFLKQKTFVFGNIRDLLDFQFERLYEFEKEILYWLAIERQPVTFFTLQDDIELSEHQAELLEALESLGRRNLIEKITESGSARFSLQPMVLEYVTNQLVVQAGNEIMEAVKTQDAEKLSLLRSHDLGKGSLGSDSGDAVTEHPILQQVNERLCKAFRSQKKVEERYNRLLGWLGDRSLFEVGYAADNIQSLIKALPPDPAGNSLAS, encoded by the coding sequence GTGATTCAGGAGGACCTGTTAAAAGCCATCGCCGACGAGAAGCAAGTTTCCGATGGAGAGTTCCATGTGTTGTCCCTAGCCATGAAGGGAGAATCAACACCGACGATCGCCGCCAAAGTCGAGATTAGCGAAGACCTAGTACGCAAGCGCCTGAGCGACATCTACAAAAAATTTGAGATTCCGGGGCGCGGGCCTGTGAAGCTGGCGAAACTACAGCAGCATCTCTTGGCTTTGTCTCGGGGGCAAACACCAGATGGCAGTAGCCTCGAGTGGGACGGAGAACCCCGCCGCGACTGGGGAGAAGCACCCGATGTGTCCATTTTTTACGGTCGCAGCGAACAGCTAGACACCTTAGCCGGGTGGATACTAAACGATCGCTGTCGTTTGGTCGCCATTTGCGGGATGGGGGGAATTGGCAAAACCACCCTAGCCATCAAACTCGCCAAACAAATTCAAGACCAATTTGATGGAGTAATTTGGCGCAGTCTGCGGGACGCTCCCCCAGCCAGGGAACTGCTGGCAGATTTGATTAAATTTTTCGCCCCCGGCGTCAGCCCACCATATGAAACTGACGACAGGATATCGCGACTGATGGATACATTGAAAGCCAAGCGCTGTCTGATTGTGCTAGATAGCGCCCAAGCGATTCTCAGAAGTGGCAACCTAGCGGGGCATTATGGCGATAGCTATCAAGATTATGGCAATCTCATCAAACGAGTGGCCACGGAATCCCACCAAAGCTGCTTGGTGATTACCAGTCTGGAGCAAATCGACGATATTGCCTTGCTGCAAGGTGAAACCATGCCCGTGCGGGTGATGGAGCTAAGGGAATTAGACGAAGAGCAATCGTGGGAAATTTTCCGCGCTAAAGGGTTATCGGAACCGGAGCAGTGGGTAGAGCTAACGCGCCTCTACCGAGGCAATCCTTTGGCTTTAAAGATTGTCGCTACCACGATTAAAGAGCTGTTTGGCGGCAATGTGTCCGAGTTCCTGAAGCAAAAAACCTTTGTGTTTGGCAACATTCGGGATTTGCTGGACTTTCAGTTTGAGCGCTTGTATGAGTTTGAGAAAGAAATTCTCTACTGGCTGGCGATCGAGCGCCAACCGGTGACATTCTTTACCCTGCAAGACGATATCGAACTATCGGAACATCAGGCCGAACTCCTAGAGGCTTTAGAATCTCTGGGACGGCGCAACCTGATTGAAAAAATCACTGAGTCCGGCAGCGCTCGGTTTAGTCTGCAACCGATGGTGCTGGAATATGTGACGAATCAACTGGTGGTTCAAGCTGGCAACGAAATTATGGAGGCAGTGAAAACCCAAGACGCCGAAAAATTGAGCTTGTTAAGAAGCCATGACCTGGGGAAAGGGTCTCTAGGATCAGATAGCGGCGATGCTGTGACGGAACACCCAATTTTACAACAGGTAAACGAGCGGCTGTGTAAGGCGTTCCGCAGTCAAAAGAAAGTGGAAGAGCGATATAATCGGTTACTAGGCTGGCTGGGCGATCGGTCTCTGTTTGAAGTCGGCTATGCCGCTGACAACATCCAATCATTAATCAAAGCCCTACCGCCCGATCCGGCTGGAAATTCCCTCGCCAGTTAA
- a CDS encoding CHAT domain-containing protein encodes MKPSGLHTALCLLPLGIGLAGTPVLAQITPETGNPTNTNININGTTIDIKDGTTGGTNLFHSFDQFNLDSGQTANFQTNPTIQNILGRVVGGDASLINGLIQVTGGNANLFLMNPAGIVFGANAQLNVMGSFTATTANGIGLGSNWFNAIGNNDYTNLTGTPNQFAFTMSQPGTIINSGNLSVLEGKNLNLFGGTVISTGSLTAPGGQINIASVDGGNVLRLSQDGMLLSLDIIPSSAAGSLPNDLTFSPLDLPGLLTGGVATHATGVQKNADGTVNLTGSGVKIENGALVATNATTTSGIAGGGIHLLSGGFLNAGTLNAAGSNVTLEAKGDITLDSINTGGSPGGDIHINSDGKIEITGSLNSSSTAAADAGDITIDANGDINATGLISGYSASGTAADITINSTNGSIKLENVGATTDSGHGGNIEIRAMNDITTGQVEASVWQKGDAGSIILDAGGNIATDKVRAVSKEGSGGTIDITAGGDFGMIPAFSGGTHLAVNTKYGGDAGSITVNATGNINAGGIDANAPNGNGGSISLTSGANLTGGVITTGSMSGDGGPIYLKAAENINIGETITGTWFGNAGSITIEVGGSITITSGAVYDFFQNNCGTSASGTVACNDDGSVTLTPSETMSLPGQGLLAGPVKITPIAPKPPTTSEPEPEPEPEPEPEPEPEPQPEPEPQPEPEPQPEPEPTTPPSEDTPTDDGTDTQTGDSDSTTPNNGNSGIKIEVETTDGREESVSNPTVVTSTVEGDAGETSINATDDVNTGSIDSRSGLEGNGNNISVNSSEGGVKAEDLNSSAQQGNAGNIGVSGNNNVTVGNVDASTNYSPPPTTTDPAQPAATTPPASATPAQPVTTAPAQPAATTPTPQPVTTAPAQPTATAPAQPAATTPPATSNSPALPATALGTSGSITITSTNGNVTANILTTKANVGTGGPVNLQAAGNVTAEDISTNVNSGNAGDVTATSTEGSITIGDINSSSASNGSGGGVTATAPGDINLGNINTSAGPTTPTTTSPATATATASPVIAPANISPSSVTAAPVVNNPTPTATVVAPTPTSGPEPTPLNAAGNVTITSTAGEVNLGDVNGSAIDGPAGNVQINANQNITTGDITSRSENQQAGIISLNSDVGRIVTGALDANSGSGFPDAQITLQAPQGITIGPVLSDNILIIEPSVKLSLGLQQYQRPYNQPTVNQTSTPNAAPDFPGTVAPAPATPPTEQPLNQGNGVSPNAGDSSNPTTEPVSLGRDNPKNPRFLAPPQSPNLNPASNLPTSPPANGESLFDLIDQQRTNEYTEYLRNKELPKTKSETQMREMLTKISRETSLKPAIIYVDDQKGIGMRLVMLTGSGRPTSVYPLTEHRIQRRINSEGQLVEEIVTTNKIDELKEMVKLFHNSVRDKNTAKTSVVHDAQILYNILIKPLEAELQSLGINTLIFGLPDSMSLLPIAALHDGQQFLVEKYKVAQIISSSSFSDATYNRLQDGEVLAMGISDFERLANVKKLENLLGVNETLDAINSSWPNGVAIYRNEQATLANLAEARQSQRFNIIHISTHAAFQNKDNNYIQFWDGQKHLEDLRQVQWYGDRSVELLVLSACETAVGNRDAEMGFAGLSVQAGVKTAIATLWEVSDGGTSELMAQLYQNLGQSPTKVEALQQAQIAMLRGEVKPKQADLDFTHPYYWAPFTLIGTPW; translated from the coding sequence ATGAAACCATCAGGATTGCATACAGCTTTATGCCTACTACCATTAGGAATCGGATTAGCTGGGACACCAGTTCTGGCACAAATCACCCCAGAAACCGGCAACCCCACCAACACCAATATCAATATTAACGGCACCACCATAGATATTAAAGACGGTACAACCGGGGGGACGAATCTATTTCACAGTTTTGACCAATTTAATCTCGATTCTGGACAAACTGCCAATTTCCAGACAAACCCCACCATTCAAAACATCCTCGGTCGTGTAGTTGGCGGCGATGCCTCACTAATTAATGGGCTAATACAGGTGACGGGCGGCAATGCCAATTTGTTTCTAATGAATCCAGCGGGAATTGTTTTTGGTGCCAACGCCCAATTAAACGTTATGGGTTCATTTACGGCAACTACCGCCAATGGCATAGGTTTAGGCAGCAACTGGTTTAACGCCATTGGCAATAACGACTACACCAATTTAACCGGAACCCCCAATCAATTTGCCTTCACCATGTCCCAACCGGGGACAATTATCAATTCTGGTAATTTATCCGTATTAGAGGGAAAAAATTTAAACCTATTCGGAGGCACAGTCATCAGTACCGGTAGCTTAACTGCACCAGGTGGCCAAATAAATATAGCATCGGTGGACGGTGGCAATGTCCTGCGCCTGAGTCAAGATGGTATGTTGTTGAGTTTGGATATCATCCCTAGCAGTGCGGCGGGAAGTCTGCCTAATGATTTGACATTTTCTCCGCTAGATTTACCGGGATTGCTCACGGGGGGTGTCGCCACTCATGCCACGGGAGTGCAAAAAAATGCCGATGGTACTGTAAACTTGACCGGTTCTGGAGTCAAAATAGAAAACGGCGCTTTAGTTGCCACAAATGCCACCACTACATCTGGTATTGCTGGTGGTGGTATCCATCTTCTGTCTGGCGGTTTTCTGAACGCTGGAACCCTCAATGCTGCAGGTAGTAACGTCACCTTGGAAGCAAAAGGGGATATCACTCTTGACAGTATCAATACCGGTGGTTCGCCGGGGGGAGATATCCATATCAATAGTGATGGCAAAATTGAGATAACCGGTTCCCTCAATTCTTCTTCCACTGCTGCTGCTGATGCAGGTGACATCACCATCGACGCCAACGGCGATATTAATGCCACAGGATTAATTAGTGGCTATAGCGCGAGTGGAACTGCTGCCGACATCACCATTAACAGCACTAACGGTAGCATTAAACTTGAAAACGTGGGCGCTACGACGGACTCCGGTCATGGCGGCAATATAGAAATTCGAGCCATGAATGATATTACCACTGGTCAGGTAGAAGCTAGCGTATGGCAGAAAGGGGATGCAGGCAGTATTATTTTAGACGCCGGAGGCAACATTGCTACGGATAAAGTTCGTGCTGTTAGCAAGGAGGGAAGTGGTGGCACGATTGATATCACCGCTGGGGGCGATTTTGGGATGATTCCTGCCTTTTCTGGCGGTACTCATCTAGCCGTTAACACTAAGTACGGCGGCGATGCAGGTTCGATTACGGTCAATGCTACTGGCAATATCAATGCTGGGGGGATAGATGCAAATGCGCCTAATGGCAATGGTGGCTCTATTTCCCTCACGAGCGGCGCTAATTTGACCGGTGGCGTGATTACTACTGGCTCTATGTCCGGTGATGGTGGCCCTATTTACCTGAAAGCGGCTGAGAATATTAATATCGGAGAAACCATAACTGGCACTTGGTTCGGAAATGCAGGCAGTATCACCATAGAAGTGGGTGGCAGTATTACCATTACCAGCGGCGCTGTGTATGATTTTTTCCAGAACAATTGCGGCACCAGTGCATCGGGAACTGTGGCTTGTAATGATGATGGTTCGGTGACGCTAACTCCTTCAGAAACTATGTCTTTACCGGGTCAGGGTTTGCTGGCTGGACCGGTGAAAATTACGCCGATCGCCCCAAAACCACCCACTACATCAGAACCGGAACCAGAACCGGAACCAGAACCGGAACCAGAACCGGAACCAGAACCACAGCCAGAACCGGAACCACAGCCAGAACCGGAACCACAGCCAGAACCAGAACCAACAACCCCTCCATCTGAAGATACCCCTACTGATGATGGTACTGACACTCAAACCGGCGACAGTGACAGCACAACTCCCAATAACGGCAATTCAGGAATTAAAATCGAAGTGGAGACCACGGACGGTCGAGAGGAATCCGTTAGCAATCCCACTGTGGTGACATCAACCGTAGAAGGGGATGCCGGAGAAACTAGCATCAACGCCACAGATGATGTTAACACTGGGAGTATCGATAGCCGATCGGGCTTAGAAGGCAACGGCAACAATATTTCAGTCAACAGCAGCGAAGGCGGCGTTAAAGCCGAAGATTTGAATAGTTCCGCGCAGCAGGGAAATGCGGGAAATATTGGTGTATCCGGTAACAATAATGTCACCGTGGGTAATGTTGATGCCTCTACCAACTACAGTCCCCCGCCAACAACCACAGATCCAGCACAACCTGCAGCCACGACTCCACCAGCTAGCGCCACTCCGGCACAACCTGTAACCACAGCTCCGGCACAACCTGCAGCCACGACTCCCACACCACAACCTGTAACCACAGCTCCGGCACAACCTACAGCCACAGCTCCGGCACAACCTGCAGCCACCACTCCACCAGCCACGAGTAATTCCCCCGCTCTTCCCGCAACCGCACTGGGAACCAGCGGCAGCATCACTATTACCAGCACAAACGGCAATGTCACCGCTAACATTCTCACTACTAAAGCCAACGTGGGTACAGGTGGACCGGTAAACTTACAAGCTGCTGGAAACGTTACCGCCGAGGATATTAGCACCAACGTTAATTCTGGAAATGCAGGTGATGTTACTGCCACCAGTACAGAAGGCAGCATTACCATCGGTGATATCAACAGCAGTTCTGCCAGTAATGGTTCTGGTGGCGGCGTTACCGCCACAGCTCCTGGAGATATCAATCTGGGAAATATCAATACTTCTGCTGGACCAACCACCCCCACCACCACATCACCAGCAACTGCTACCGCCACTGCTTCGCCAGTAATTGCTCCCGCCAACATATCGCCATCGTCAGTCACTGCTGCTCCTGTAGTGAATAACCCCACTCCCACTGCCACAGTTGTGGCGCCAACACCCACTAGCGGCCCAGAACCTACTCCCCTGAATGCTGCTGGCAATGTCACCATCACCAGTACCGCAGGTGAAGTTAATCTGGGTGATGTGAATGGTAGCGCGATCGACGGACCAGCCGGTAACGTCCAGATAAATGCCAACCAAAATATCACCACCGGCGACATTACTAGCCGTTCTGAAAATCAACAAGCGGGAATTATCAGTTTAAACTCTGACGTGGGACGTATTGTCACCGGTGCTTTAGACGCCAATTCTGGGTCAGGATTTCCCGATGCACAAATTACATTACAAGCTCCCCAAGGCATAACCATTGGCCCTGTATTGTCGGATAATATTCTGATAATCGAGCCTTCGGTGAAACTTTCCCTTGGTCTTCAGCAGTATCAGCGCCCATACAACCAACCCACCGTTAACCAAACTTCAACCCCGAATGCGGCTCCCGATTTTCCCGGAACCGTAGCACCCGCACCAGCAACCCCCCCAACAGAGCAACCACTCAATCAAGGGAATGGAGTTTCTCCTAATGCAGGGGATAGCAGCAACCCTACCACTGAACCAGTTTCCCTGGGACGTGATAACCCCAAAAATCCCCGATTCCTGGCGCCACCACAGAGTCCCAATCTCAACCCCGCCAGCAATTTACCGACCTCTCCTCCTGCTAATGGAGAAAGCCTATTCGATTTGATTGATCAACAGCGCACTAATGAATATACCGAGTATTTGCGCAATAAAGAGCTACCGAAAACCAAAAGCGAAACTCAAATGCGCGAAATGCTTACTAAAATAAGTCGGGAGACAAGCTTAAAACCCGCAATCATTTATGTAGATGACCAAAAAGGGATAGGAATGCGGTTAGTGATGTTGACTGGTTCTGGGCGACCAACCTCTGTCTATCCACTGACAGAACATCGCATCCAGCGCCGCATCAATAGTGAAGGACAACTGGTTGAGGAGATAGTTACTACCAATAAAATTGATGAATTGAAAGAAATGGTGAAATTATTTCACAATAGTGTACGTGATAAGAACACAGCCAAAACATCTGTAGTACATGATGCACAAATTCTGTATAATATCCTGATTAAACCTTTGGAAGCAGAGTTGCAATCCCTGGGAATCAACACATTAATATTTGGGCTGCCAGATAGTATGAGTCTGCTACCGATAGCAGCTTTGCATGATGGCCAACAATTTCTGGTAGAGAAATACAAAGTAGCCCAAATTATCAGTAGTTCTTCCTTCAGTGACGCTACCTACAACAGATTGCAGGATGGGGAAGTGTTGGCAATGGGAATATCTGATTTTGAGAGGTTGGCCAATGTCAAAAAATTAGAAAACCTCCTGGGGGTAAATGAAACACTGGACGCCATCAACTCTTCATGGCCGAATGGAGTCGCCATTTATCGCAACGAACAAGCTACGTTAGCGAATCTCGCTGAAGCTCGCCAAAGCCAGCGGTTTAACATCATTCACATTTCCACCCATGCCGCATTCCAGAATAAGGATAATAACTACATCCAATTTTGGGATGGCCAGAAGCATTTGGAAGATTTACGCCAGGTGCAATGGTATGGCGATCGCTCGGTAGAATTACTCGTACTCAGTGCCTGTGAAACCGCCGTGGGCAACCGGGACGCGGAAATGGGGTTTGCAGGCTTATCGGTGCAAGCGGGGGTAAAAACCGCGATCGCCACCCTGTGGGAAGTCAGCGACGGCGGCACCTCAGAACTCATGGCGCAACTTTACCAGAATCTCGGACAGTCCCCCACCAAAGTCGAGGCCCTACAGCAAGCACAAATAGCCATGTTGCGCGGCGAGGTGAAGCCAAAGCAAGCCGACCTCGATTTTACTCACCCCTACTACTGGGCCCCATTTACTCTGATTGGCACTCCTTGGTAG